One region of Danio aesculapii chromosome 7, fDanAes4.1, whole genome shotgun sequence genomic DNA includes:
- the si:ch211-163c2.2 gene encoding uncharacterized protein si:ch211-163c2.2, with product MFRRVTLTCDIQGENWKYIFSCGDKEYKSEEKEFRITVESTQRCRCFGRRRSGTSRWSNEVTLTVSVLSALKLLSFLLAAFPYLLVSILLGVKCRAHAQANEVDQHVVTEE from the exons ATGTTCAGAAGAGTCACTCTCACATGTGACATACAGGGAGAAAACTGGAAATACATATTCAGCTGTGGAGATAAAGAGTACAAGTCTGAGGAGAAAGAGTTCAGGATCACTGTAGAGTCCACACAGAGATGCAGGTGTTTTGGCAGGAGGCGATCAGGCACTTCTAGATGGAGTAATGAAGTGACTCTGACTGTGTCGG TTCTTTCAGCTCTTAAACTGCTCAGTTTTCTACTGGCAGCTTTTCCATATCTGCTGGTGTCCATTTTACTGGGAGTCAAATGCAGAGCTCATG CTCAAGCTAATGAAGTCGATCAGCATGTTGTCACAGAGGAATGA